From a region of the Gemmatimonadota bacterium genome:
- a CDS encoding aminotransferase class V-fold PLP-dependent enzyme, translating into MPSKPNRREFARLFAAGGSAALLGHPALEGLLSGRSAAAASPPALGPGGVRPRAGADVDWKAVRAAFLMPEELSVLNAANLCPAPSHVIASVREDTERLDREPVPSFRAEMHGVREPVRDLLADFLGVTPEEIIIVRNTSEANNWVSAGLDLGSGDEVVIVADNHPSSNRAWKGRAERFGFTVREIVPPSPHPGPDYYVDAFRREITSSTRLIAFTHLTNTAGDLFPAAELCALARERGVLSHVDGAQSFGLFDVNLREMGADFYSGSAHKWPCGPKEAGVLYVRAEVADRLWPSVYSAYPGRRGLSRTHEGMGQRDEPALRAFGRQIEFLNGIGMVEIEERSRYLASLLHDALVELPGIRMWTSPHAERRAAVVTFRPASLDPAEVIAALEEDGIVAAARTGSDRPGVRFSPHFYNSETDVERAVAAISRYLV; encoded by the coding sequence GTGCCGAGCAAACCGAACCGACGAGAATTCGCCCGCCTTTTCGCCGCAGGCGGATCGGCGGCTCTCCTCGGCCATCCCGCCCTCGAGGGCCTGCTCTCAGGCAGGTCCGCCGCAGCCGCTTCCCCGCCCGCTCTCGGGCCCGGTGGCGTCCGTCCACGGGCCGGAGCCGATGTCGACTGGAAGGCGGTGCGGGCAGCCTTCCTCATGCCCGAGGAGCTCTCGGTTCTGAACGCGGCGAATCTCTGCCCTGCGCCCTCCCACGTCATCGCCTCGGTTCGTGAGGATACCGAACGGCTCGACCGGGAGCCGGTGCCGTCGTTCCGGGCCGAGATGCACGGGGTGCGGGAGCCGGTGCGGGATCTGCTCGCGGATTTTCTCGGAGTGACGCCTGAAGAGATCATCATCGTCCGCAACACCAGCGAGGCGAACAACTGGGTCTCCGCCGGTCTCGATCTCGGTAGCGGCGACGAGGTGGTGATCGTGGCCGACAACCACCCGAGCAGCAACCGGGCCTGGAAGGGGCGCGCCGAGCGTTTCGGTTTCACGGTCAGGGAGATCGTCCCGCCTTCGCCTCATCCGGGGCCGGACTACTACGTCGACGCCTTTCGTCGGGAGATCACGTCTTCCACACGGCTGATCGCCTTCACCCATCTCACCAACACGGCCGGAGACCTCTTTCCGGCGGCGGAGCTCTGCGCCCTGGCGCGGGAACGCGGAGTGCTGTCGCATGTGGACGGTGCGCAGTCCTTCGGCCTCTTCGACGTGAATCTGCGAGAGATGGGGGCGGATTTCTACAGCGGAAGCGCGCACAAATGGCCCTGCGGTCCGAAGGAGGCGGGAGTCCTCTACGTCCGCGCGGAGGTCGCCGATCGACTCTGGCCCTCGGTTTACTCGGCCTACCCCGGGAGGCGGGGACTGTCGCGCACCCACGAGGGCATGGGCCAGCGGGACGAACCCGCTCTCCGCGCCTTCGGACGGCAGATCGAGTTCCTGAACGGAATCGGGATGGTCGAGATCGAAGAACGCTCGCGCTACCTGGCGAGCCTGCTGCACGATGCGCTCGTCGAACTGCCGGGGATCCGCATGTGGACCTCGCCCCATGCCGAGCGCAGAGCGGCGGTGGTGACCTTCCGACCGGCTTCGCTCGACCCGGCCGAGGTGATCGCCGCACTGGAGGAAGACGGAATAGTCGCCGCGGCTCGGACCGGGAGCGACCGGCCGGGCGTGCGCTTCTCGCCGCACTTCTACAACTCGGAGACCGACGTGGAACGGGCGGTGGCGGCGATCTCGCGTTATCTGGTCTGA
- a CDS encoding M23 family metallopeptidase → MRGRRWSVVVMDERSGKTTHLSLSRTLGRKICWAGGLAAFLGLALLVLATYGLTQAVHVGVLEARTSTLGEELLAFEDKAASISDRIGEIAERDAQLRTLAGLDPLDPEVLMAGVGGPGSPTLETYYLDELDSTSRTRAFGISDALDEATRRADILLASLTAAVDEASAKRDMLESLPSIKPAAGWIASGFSQERLHPIHNLPLPHHGVDISGVRGSQVWATAKGRVIRASNLPGYGLTVDIDHGYGFVTRYAHADKLLVRVGQMVKRGDPVGLMGSTGTSTSTHVHYEVHVNGVPRNPMNYFFPEEIRD, encoded by the coding sequence ATGAGAGGTCGACGCTGGTCGGTGGTGGTCATGGACGAACGGTCCGGGAAGACAACCCACCTCTCCCTGTCGCGGACCCTGGGCCGGAAAATCTGCTGGGCGGGAGGGCTGGCGGCCTTCCTGGGGCTCGCCCTGCTCGTTCTTGCGACGTACGGGCTCACGCAGGCCGTACATGTCGGCGTCCTGGAGGCTCGCACCTCGACTCTCGGCGAAGAGCTCCTCGCCTTTGAAGACAAGGCCGCCTCGATCAGCGACCGAATCGGCGAGATCGCCGAACGCGACGCTCAGCTCCGCACCCTGGCCGGTCTCGATCCGCTCGACCCCGAGGTGCTCATGGCCGGAGTCGGAGGGCCGGGCTCCCCGACCTTGGAAACCTACTACCTCGACGAACTCGACTCGACCTCGCGGACTCGGGCTTTCGGCATCTCCGACGCGCTCGACGAAGCTACGCGCCGGGCCGACATCCTGCTGGCGAGTCTGACTGCGGCGGTGGACGAAGCGAGCGCCAAGCGCGACATGCTCGAATCTCTCCCCTCCATCAAACCGGCCGCCGGATGGATCGCGAGCGGTTTTTCGCAGGAGCGTCTCCATCCGATCCACAATCTGCCGTTGCCTCACCACGGCGTCGACATCTCGGGAGTGCGCGGGTCGCAGGTGTGGGCGACCGCGAAAGGCAGAGTGATTCGTGCCTCCAACCTGCCCGGATACGGACTGACCGTGGATATCGACCACGGCTACGGCTTCGTCACCCGATACGCTCACGCCGACAAGCTTCTGGTCAGGGTCGGTCAAATGGTGAAACGCGGCGATCCCGTGGGTCTGATGGGAAGTACGGGAACCTCCACCTCGACCCACGTCCACTACGAGGTGCATGTGAACGGGGTACCGCGCAACCCCATGAACTACTTCTTCCCCGAGGAAATCCGGGACTAA
- a CDS encoding acetyl-CoA carboxylase carboxyltransferase subunit alpha, whose amino-acid sequence MQFEFERNIETIRTQIEKLKRDSKQRGQDSSRIEEMETRLTQVTNETYRNLSPMEQVQVARHPRRPYTLDYVERIFTDWIELHGDRNFRDDEAIVGGWARLGDRSLMVIGHQKGRDMKENLRRNFGMPHPEGYRKALRLMRQAEKFGRPVVTFIDTPGAFPGIGSEERGIAESIARNLREMACLKVPTVSVVIGEGMSGGALGIGVTDRIVMLQHSIYSVISPEGCAAILWRTAEKKEEAAVALRLTAKDLVEMGVCDKIVPEPDAGAHSDWDAAAKSLSSALGSLLDELAALTPDALIAARHAKYEAVGAWREANA is encoded by the coding sequence ATGCAGTTCGAATTCGAGCGCAATATCGAGACGATACGCACCCAGATCGAGAAGCTCAAGCGCGACTCGAAGCAGCGCGGACAGGACTCCTCCCGGATCGAAGAGATGGAGACTCGCCTGACTCAAGTGACGAACGAGACCTATCGGAACCTCTCTCCCATGGAGCAGGTGCAGGTGGCGCGTCACCCGCGTCGTCCTTACACGCTCGACTACGTGGAGCGGATCTTCACCGATTGGATCGAGCTCCACGGCGACCGCAACTTCAGGGACGACGAGGCGATCGTGGGGGGCTGGGCCCGCCTGGGCGATCGTTCGCTGATGGTGATAGGGCATCAGAAGGGGCGCGACATGAAGGAGAACCTTCGACGCAACTTCGGCATGCCGCACCCCGAGGGCTATCGCAAGGCGCTCCGCCTCATGCGCCAGGCCGAGAAGTTCGGACGCCCGGTCGTGACCTTCATCGACACGCCGGGCGCCTTCCCCGGAATCGGGTCGGAGGAACGCGGGATCGCCGAGTCCATCGCCCGCAACCTCCGGGAGATGGCCTGCCTGAAGGTGCCCACGGTCTCCGTGGTCATCGGAGAAGGCATGTCGGGCGGCGCCCTGGGTATCGGCGTCACGGACCGGATCGTCATGCTGCAGCACTCGATCTACTCGGTGATCTCTCCAGAGGGATGCGCCGCCATACTCTGGCGCACCGCCGAGAAGAAGGAGGAGGCCGCGGTGGCTCTTCGGCTCACCGCCAAGGACCTCGTCGAGATGGGGGTGTGCGACAAGATCGTGCCCGAGCCCGACGCCGGAGCCCATTCCGATTGGGACGCCGCCGCCAAAAGCCTGAGCTCCGCCCTCGGCAGTCTGCTGGACGAACTCGCAGCCCTGACCCCGGACGCGCTGATCGCGGCGCGCCACGCCAAGTACGAAGCCGTCGGAGCCTGGCGGGAGGCGAACGCGTAG
- a CDS encoding Signal peptidase-like protein: MSSSAPGDDRPVPSPLAPAAAPPPTAVHSPPPAPRNGEQESEWATLFAEVSFKGARKGYFGSRGIDLSTGDRVIVEAEGGWDLGRVTALGAVAERKCSTSTGCATPTPELDVIRLATKNDVAKLPELRADDERVCRRAREMALESGLEMKFSDAEWRFDRRYLILYFTAPRRVDFRRFLPELARTFRARVRLEHLTAREEAKQLGGVGRCGREQCCSTWMTSFRKVTVAVARDQDLSLNPEQISGNCGRLMCCLLHEHSSYVEARRRFPRKGRVLALADGRERVVDIDIFKEEVWLKNDDGDRRMVTLGDLQKEMAAPRAERRA, translated from the coding sequence GTGTCCAGCTCAGCCCCCGGCGACGACCGACCCGTTCCCTCCCCGCTCGCACCCGCCGCCGCGCCACCACCGACGGCCGTTCATTCACCTCCCCCCGCCCCGCGTAACGGCGAACAGGAATCCGAATGGGCGACCCTCTTCGCCGAGGTGAGCTTCAAGGGTGCGCGCAAGGGATATTTCGGCAGCCGCGGGATCGACCTCAGTACCGGAGACCGGGTCATAGTCGAGGCCGAGGGAGGCTGGGACCTGGGGCGGGTCACCGCCTTGGGAGCCGTCGCCGAACGCAAGTGTTCCACCTCCACGGGCTGCGCCACCCCGACCCCCGAGCTCGACGTGATCAGGCTCGCCACCAAGAACGACGTGGCCAAGCTCCCCGAGCTGAGAGCGGATGACGAGCGCGTGTGTCGACGTGCCAGGGAGATGGCTCTTGAGAGCGGTCTGGAGATGAAATTCTCCGACGCCGAGTGGCGCTTCGATCGACGCTACCTGATCCTCTACTTCACCGCCCCCAGACGGGTCGACTTCCGTCGTTTCCTCCCCGAGCTCGCTCGCACCTTCAGGGCCCGCGTGCGGCTCGAGCATCTTACCGCGCGAGAAGAGGCCAAGCAGTTGGGCGGCGTCGGCAGATGCGGACGCGAACAGTGCTGTTCGACCTGGATGACCTCCTTCCGCAAGGTGACCGTGGCCGTGGCCCGAGATCAGGATCTCTCGCTCAATCCGGAGCAGATCAGCGGCAATTGCGGGCGCCTCATGTGCTGCCTGCTTCACGAACACTCCAGTTACGTGGAGGCTCGGCGCCGCTTCCCGCGCAAGGGGCGAGTGCTCGCGCTGGCCGACGGACGCGAGAGGGTCGTCGATATCGATATTTTCAAGGAGGAGGTCTGGCTGAAGAACGATGACGGAGACAGAAGGATGGTGACCTTGGGCGATCTTCAGAAGGAAATGGCCGCCCCAAGGGCCGAACGGCGGGCATGA
- a CDS encoding methionine--tRNA ligase has protein sequence MTGSGRFVSTPIYYASGEPHIGHAYTTILADALARFWRREGSNVLFLTGTDEHGPKIEEEASRRGVTPIELCDTMADRFLAAWEELDISHDRFIRTTEDEHKAVVTAFLTRLHERGHIYEGRYSGWYCIHEERFWTEKDLGPGDTCPDCSRPVRRIEEKNYFFRMSAFREDLLRHIDANPDWIVPRSRLNEIRGFLEKPLADLSISRPKSRVSWGVELPFDRDHVAYVWVDALINYLTASGAIDPDAEPERQGFDDWGDSRWPCDLHVVGKDIITTHAVYWPTLLMGVGLPAPARLLAHGWWVVGDTKMSKSLGNVVDPLGISRDFGADAVRWYLLREMPTGSDASYTPERFLARYSELANILGNLASRVVSMIRRYRDGIVPDAPGEGLAAEIEGAVERVRSEMERLRLHEALAAAMELARIANGYVEASQPWKLAKLADGGAAEELDEALASLARVVLVLCALFEPVTPNAMVRLARCFGTDAAPTLEEATAGSLAGRSLDALEPLFPKVESLR, from the coding sequence ATGACCGGATCTGGGCGCTTCGTCAGCACGCCCATCTACTACGCCTCCGGCGAACCGCACATCGGACACGCCTATACGACCATCCTGGCGGACGCGCTCGCTCGCTTCTGGCGCCGGGAGGGATCGAACGTGCTCTTCCTCACCGGGACCGACGAGCACGGCCCCAAGATCGAGGAGGAGGCGTCCAGGCGAGGCGTCACCCCTATCGAGCTCTGCGACACCATGGCCGACCGCTTCCTGGCGGCCTGGGAGGAGCTCGACATCTCTCACGACCGCTTCATCCGCACGACGGAGGACGAGCACAAGGCCGTAGTGACCGCGTTTCTCACCCGGCTCCACGAACGCGGGCACATATACGAAGGCAGATACTCGGGCTGGTACTGCATCCACGAGGAGCGCTTCTGGACCGAGAAGGATCTGGGGCCGGGCGACACCTGCCCGGACTGCTCGCGACCAGTGCGTCGGATCGAGGAGAAGAACTATTTCTTCCGCATGAGCGCGTTCCGGGAAGACCTGCTGCGACATATCGACGCCAACCCGGATTGGATCGTTCCACGCTCGCGTTTGAACGAGATCCGGGGCTTTCTGGAGAAGCCGCTCGCCGACCTCTCGATCTCACGTCCCAAGTCGAGGGTGTCGTGGGGCGTCGAGCTGCCCTTCGACCGCGACCACGTCGCCTACGTGTGGGTGGACGCCCTCATCAACTACCTTACCGCGTCGGGCGCGATCGACCCGGACGCCGAGCCGGAACGGCAGGGCTTCGACGACTGGGGCGACTCGCGCTGGCCGTGCGATCTCCATGTGGTGGGCAAGGACATCATCACCACGCACGCCGTCTACTGGCCGACGCTGCTCATGGGGGTGGGGCTGCCGGCGCCCGCCCGGCTGCTCGCGCACGGCTGGTGGGTGGTGGGAGACACCAAGATGTCCAAGTCCCTCGGCAACGTGGTGGATCCGCTCGGGATCAGCCGCGATTTCGGGGCCGACGCGGTGCGCTGGTATCTGCTCAGGGAGATGCCCACCGGATCGGACGCCTCTTACACGCCCGAACGCTTCCTCGCCCGCTACTCCGAGCTCGCCAACATATTGGGCAATCTTGCGTCGAGAGTGGTTTCGATGATCCGCCGCTACCGGGACGGAATCGTGCCCGACGCCCCGGGAGAAGGGCTCGCCGCCGAGATCGAAGGTGCGGTGGAACGGGTGAGGTCGGAGATGGAGCGGCTCAGACTCCACGAAGCGCTGGCTGCAGCGATGGAGCTGGCCCGCATCGCGAACGGATACGTGGAAGCTTCGCAGCCGTGGAAGCTGGCCAAGCTAGCGGACGGCGGCGCGGCGGAAGAGCTCGACGAGGCTTTGGCCAGCCTCGCCCGGGTGGTCTTGGTGCTCTGTGCGCTCTTCGAGCCCGTCACCCCGAACGCCATGGTGCGCCTCGCTCGCTGTTTCGGAACGGATGCGGCGCCCACGTTGGAGGAAGCTACCGCAGGCTCCCTCGCGGGCCGCAGCCTCGACGCGCTCGAGCCGCTCTTCCCCAAGGTGGAAAGCCTGCGGTGA